A region of Anolis sagrei isolate rAnoSag1 chromosome 2, rAnoSag1.mat, whole genome shotgun sequence DNA encodes the following proteins:
- the USP19 gene encoding ubiquitin carboxyl-terminal hydrolase 19 isoform X5: protein MSSSASVPGQRRTARGADDATNKKKQKDRANQESKEGERPVGSDSKKDLLLDWKQNADEVIVKLSLGGGIPKTEEVDASFTDTSCLIKLPGGRQWSCQFYQEIESSCSKVQFKKGNILQLVLQKKIPLHTWASLLKRCKDGSRDQTKKVCKENGKEKPTSVENITEDPQSCSTTESSRAKRELCNPKRGPGRSESTGGKNPSIPGLPTGPSAKRAVCTKTSLLEDEGNHSSMENTGLCGEADRQRSDQRAQGDAVLHLKGEKTEMGSVPMEMQASVAPTEVLPSPLRLGLEERIPEPAISCETPSEAVSSISRDLSSSLPSSDTEKSGWTKEKDALDAVVNEPEPTVNLTFVKNDFYEKGNDSMVVHVYVKEIHKEMSRVLFREQDFTLLFQTSDVNFLRLHPGCGSHTIFRWQVKLRNLIEPDQCTYNFTTARIDICLKKRHSQRWGGLEAPATRVGGAKVAMPTGPTPLDKSQPGSNQHTLSTKEEARAGEKEKPRAEESGLDGVAARTVSEHMPVKQEPLVPSPKPTCMVPPMTHSPVSSESVEEEEEEEDKKVCLPGFTGLVNLGNTCFMNSVIQSLSNTRELRDYFHDRSFESEINYNNPLGTGGRLAIGFAVLLRALWKGTHHAFQPSKLKAIVASKASQFTGYAQHDAQEFMAFLLDGLHEDLNRIQNKPYTETVDSDGRPDEVVAEEAWHRHKMRNDSFIVDLFQGQYKSKLVCPVCSKVSITFDPFLYLPVPLPQKQKVLTVYYFAKEPHKKPVKFLVSISKENSTAMEVLDSVSHSVRVNPENLRLAEVIKNRFHRMFLPSHSLDAVSPSDLLLCFEVLSPDLAKERVVELQVQQRPQVTSVPITKCAACQKKQQSEEEKLKRCTRCYRVGYCNVVCQRTHWSDHKTLCRPENIGFPFLISVPESRLTYARLAQLLEGYARYSVSVFQPPFQVGRMSPEQGLQHPEKQEPSARNSSATASATSDSTTTLESGDGARAPHLLPEPQASFSGPELQPELGDASAVRSKITPGRSSGLNLDSGMPETLVASRPDTCMELPCMELPRASKPEAAIPGYQHPSEGLSSHVTQFYINKIDASSKEQKLEDKGDIPLDLTDDCSLALVWKNNERMKEFVLVESKDLECVEDPGSASEAARAGHFTLEQCLNLFTKPEVLAPEEAWYCPKCKQHREASKQLMLWRLPNVLIIQLKRFSFRSFIWRDKINDMVDFPVRSLDLSKFCIGQKDEQQLPMYDLYAVINHYGGMIGGHYTAYARLPSDKNSQRSDVGWRLFDDSTVTTVDESQVVTRYAYVLFYRRRNSPVERPPRGPPHPSDPRADLAPSAEAAANQASLLWQELEAEEEAARRLLRNPWRSGNRGSVDLASECPDESHVRYFVLGTMAAIVALFLNVFYPLIYQTHWR from the exons ATGTCCAGTAGTGCCAGTGTCCCTGGTCAGAGGAGAACAGCACGGGGAGCAGATGATGCAACCAACAAGAAAAAACAGAAGGACCGAGCTAATCAGGAGAGCAAGGAGGGCGAGAGACCAGTTGGCAGTGACTCAAAGAAAG ACCTCCTGCTGGACTGGAAGCAGAATGCTGATGAGGTTATTGTAAAGCTGAGCTTGGGCGGTGGCATCCCAAAAACAGAGGAAGTGGATGCCTCTTTCACAGACACCAGTTGTCTCATCAAGTTACCTG GTGGTCGTCAGTGGAGCTGTCAGTTTTATCAGGAAATTGAGAGCTCTTGTAGCAAAGTTCAGTTCAAGAAAGGCAATATCCTACAATTGGTGCTGCAGAAGAAGATCCCACTCCACACGTGGGCTTCACTGTTG AAACGCTGCAAAGATGGCTCAAGAGACCAGACCAAAAAGGTGTGCAAGGAGAATGGCAAGGAGAAACCCACTTCCGTGGAGAACATCACCGAGGATCCCCAATCTTGTAGCACCACAGAGTCATCCAGGGCTAAACGAGAGCTCTGCAACCCAAAGCGAGGTCCTGGAAGGAGTGAAAGCACAGGAGGAAAGAACCCATCCATCCCAGGGCTACCAACTGGCCCGAGTGCCAAGCGGGCAGTGTGCACTAAAACCAGTCTCTTGGAGGATGAAGGGAATCACAGCAGCATGGAAAACACAGGACTCTGTGGGGAAGCTGACAGACAAAGGAGTGATCAGAGAGCTCAAGGGGATGCTGTATTGCACTTAAAG GGTGAAAAAACAGAGATGGGATCGGTGCCCATGGAAATGCAGGCCTCTGTGGCTCCTACAGAGGTATTGCCCTCTCCACTCAGACTTGGTTTAGAAGAGAGGATCCCAGAACCAGCCATTTCTTGTGAGACTCCATCAGAAGCTGTGTCTTCCATCAGCAGAGATCTCTCTTCCTCTCTACCGAGTAGTGATACTGAAAAGAGTGGGTGGACCAAGGAGAAGGATGCTCTAGATGCTGTTGTTAATG AACCGGAGCCCACTGTGAATCTGACGTTTGTCAAGAACGATTTCTATGAGAAGGGGAACGATTCTATGGTGGTGCATGTTTATGTGAAGGAGATTCACAAGGAGATGTCCAGGGTGCTCTTTCGGGAGCAAGACTTCACATTACTATTCCAGACAAG TGATGTCAACTTCCTGCGACTGCATCCTGGCTGTGGCTCTCATACAATATTCAGGTGGCAAGTAAAACTCAG GAATCTCATAGAACCAGACCAGTGCACCTATAATTTCACCACTGCCCGTATCGACATCTGCCTGAAGAAGCGGCATAGCCAACGCTGGGGGGGCCTGGAAGCTCCAGCCACACGAG TGGGTGGTGCAAAGGTGGCCATGCCAACAGGTCCTACCCCCTTGGATAAAAGCCAACCTGGGAGTAACCAGCACACTCTTTCCACCAAAGAAGAAGCTCGAGCAGGTGAAAAGGAGAAGCCACGGGCAGAGGAAAGTGGCCTGGATGGTGTCGCTGCTCGAACGGTGTCTGAACACATGCCGGTGAAGCAGGAGCCTCTTGTGCCCTCG CCCAAGCCAACATGCATGGTCCCACCCATGACTCACAGCCCTGTCAGCAGTGAAAgtgtggaggaagaagaggaggaagaggacaagaAGGTGTGCTTGCCAGGTTTCACAGGATTAGTGAACCTGGGCAACACTTGTTTCATGAACAGTGTTATCCAGTCTCTGTCCAACACACGGGAGTTGCGGGACTACTTTCATG ATCGCTCCTTTGAATCTGAGATCAACTACAACAATCCACTGGGAACTGGAGGGCGACTGGCTATTGGTTTTGCTGTGCTGTTGAGAGCACTCTGGAAAGGCACTCACCATGCCTTCCAGCCTTCCAAGCTAAAG gCAATTGTGGCCAGCAAGGCAAGCCAGTTTACAGGTTATGCTCAACATGATGCCCAAGAATTCATGGCTTTTCTGTTGGATGGGCTACATGAGGATCTGAACCGCATCCAGAACAAGCCCTACACAGAAACAGTGGACTCAGATGGACGGCCAGATGAG GTTGTTGCAGAAGAGGCCTGGCACCGGCACAAAATGAGGAATGACTCCTTCATTGTGGACCTCTTCCAGGGCCAGTATAAGTCCAAGCTAGTGTGTCCTGTGTGCTCAAAG GTGTCCATCACATTTGATCCCTTCTTGTATTTGCCAGTCCCCCTTCCCCAGAAGCAGAAAGTCCTAACGGTTTATTATTTTGCAAAGGAACCCCACAAGAAACCTGTCAAG TTCCTTGTGAGCATCAGCAAGGAGAACTCCACAGCCATGGAGGTGCTGGACTCTGTGTCCCATAGCGTTCGAGTGAATCCTGAGAACCTGCGTCTGGCTGAG GTAATCAAGAACCGATTCCATCGCATGTTCCTGCCTTCCCACTCGTTGGATGCAGTCTCTCCCTCAGaccttctgctgtgctttgaggTGCTTTCTCCAGACCTGGCCAAGGAGCGGGTGGTGGAGCTGCAAGTTCAACAG CGTCCTCAGGTGACCAGCGTGCCCATCACCAAATGTGCCGCTTGTCAGAAGAAGCAGCAGTCCGAAGAGGAGAAGCTGAAGCGCTGTACTCGGTGCTACCGTGTTGGCTACTGTAATGT AGTGTGCCAGAGAACCCACTGGTCTGACCACAAAACGTTGTGCCGCCCTGAGAACATAGGCTTCCCCTTCCTCATCAGTGTTCCGGAGTCACGCCTCACCTATGCACGGCTAGCCCAGCTTCTGGAAGGTTATGCAAG ATACTCGGTCAGTGTATTTCAGCCACCCTTCCAGGTGGGCAGGATGTCACCTGAACAAGGCTTACAGCATCCTGAGAAACAAGAACCTTCTGCCAGGAATAGTAGTGCAACTGCTTCTGCTACGAGTGACAGCACTACCACTCTGGAGTCAGGAGATGGTGCTAGGGCCCCACACCTCTTGCCAGAACCCCAGGCATCTTTCTCTGGCCCTGAACTACAGCCTGAATTGGGGGATGCCAGTGCGGTGAGGAGCAAGATCACCCCAGGAAGAAGCTCAGGTCTGAACTTGGATTCAGGCATGCCTGAGACTTTGGTGGCCTCGCGGCCTGACACCTGCATGGAACTGCCTTGCATGGAACTACCAAGAGCCTCCAAGCCTGAAG CTGCCATCCCTGGTTACCAGCATCCATCAGAGGGCCTAAGTTCCCATGTTACCCAGTTTTACATCAACAAGATTGATGCTTCCAGCAAAGAGCAAAAACTGGAGGATAAAG GAGATATCCCACTGGACCTGACAGATGACTGTTCTCTGGCCTTGGTTTGGAAGAATAATGAGCGGATGAAGGAGTTTGTGCTGGTTGAGTCCAAGGACCTGGAGTGTGTGGAAGATCCAGGCTCTGCAAGTGAAGCTGCCAGGGCAGGACACTTCACCCTCGAACAGTGCCTCAACCTCTTCACCAAGCCAGAGGTCTTAGCCCCAGAGGAGGCCTG GTACTGCCCAAAGTGTAAGCAGCACCGCGAAGCATCTAAGCAACTCATGTTGTGGCGTCTGCCCAATGTCCTCATCATACAGCTCAAGCGGTTCTCCTTCCGTAGCTTTATTTGGAGGGACAAGATCAATGATATGGTGGACTTCCCTGTCAG GAGCTTGGACCTGAGCAAGTTCTGTATTGGTCAGAAGGATGAGCAGCAGCTACCTATGTATGATCTGTATGCAGTTATTAATCACTATGGAGGCATGATTGGCGGGCACTACACAGCTTATGCCCGATTGCCCAGTGACAAGAACAGCCAGCGTAGTGACGTGG GTTGGCGGCTCTTTGATGACAGTACAGTCACTACAGTAGATGAAAGCCAGGTGGTGACACGATATGCCTATGTGCTCTTCTACCGTCGACGGAACTCTCCTGTAGAGAGACCCCCAAGAGGGCCACCTCACCCCTCGGACCCTCGGGCTGACTTGGCTCCCTCTGCtgaggcagcagccaatcag GCTTCTCTGCTCTGGCAGGAACTGGAGGCAGAAGAGGAAGCTGCCAGGAGGCTCTTGAGGAACCCTTGGAGGTCTGGCAACCGAGGATCAGTGGACCTTGCCTCAGAGTGTCCTGATGAAAGCCATGTCCGATACTTTGTCCTGGGCACCATGGCAGCCATTGTGGCACTCTTCCTGAATGTCTTCTACCCACTCATCTATCAGACCCACTGGAGGTAG
- the USP19 gene encoding ubiquitin carboxyl-terminal hydrolase 19 isoform X4 yields the protein MSSSASVPGQRRTARGADDATNKKKQKDRANQESKEGERPVGSDSKKEPFPILELVEPNWQRESEEDLLLDWKQNADEVIVKLSLGGGIPKTEEVDASFTDTSCLIKLPGGRQWSCQFYQEIESSCSKVQFKKGNILQLVLQKKIPLHTWASLLKRCKDGSRDQTKKVCKENGKEKPTSVENITEDPQSCSTTESSRAKRELCNPKRGPGRSESTGGKNPSIPGLPTGPSAKRAVCTKTSLLEDEGNHSSMENTGLCGEADRQRSDQRAQGDAVLHLKGEKTEMGSVPMEMQASVAPTEVLPSPLRLGLEERIPEPAISCETPSEAVSSISRDLSSSLPSSDTEKSGWTKEKDALDAVVNEPEPTVNLTFVKNDFYEKGNDSMVVHVYVKEIHKEMSRVLFREQDFTLLFQTSDVNFLRLHPGCGSHTIFRWQVKLRNLIEPDQCTYNFTTARIDICLKKRHSQRWGGLEAPATRGAVGGAKVAMPTGPTPLDKSQPGSNQHTLSTKEEARAGEKEKPRAEESGLDGVAARTVSEHMPVKQEPLVPSPKPTCMVPPMTHSPVSSESVEEEEEEEDKKVCLPGFTGLVNLGNTCFMNSVIQSLSNTRELRDYFHDRSFESEINYNNPLGTGGRLAIGFAVLLRALWKGTHHAFQPSKLKAIVASKASQFTGYAQHDAQEFMAFLLDGLHEDLNRIQNKPYTETVDSDGRPDEVVAEEAWHRHKMRNDSFIVDLFQGQYKSKLVCPVCSKVSITFDPFLYLPVPLPQKQKVLTVYYFAKEPHKKPVKFLVSISKENSTAMEVLDSVSHSVRVNPENLRLAEVIKNRFHRMFLPSHSLDAVSPSDLLLCFEVLSPDLAKERVVELQVQQRPQVTSVPITKCAACQKKQQSEEEKLKRCTRCYRVGYCNVVCQRTHWSDHKTLCRPENIGFPFLISVPESRLTYARLAQLLEGYARYSVSVFQPPFQVGRMSPEQGLQHPEKQEPSARNSSATASATSDSTTTLESGDGARAPHLLPEPQASFSGPELQPELGDASAVRSKITPGRSSGLNLDSGMPETLVASRPDTCMELPCMELPRASKPEAAIPGYQHPSEGLSSHVTQFYINKIDASSKEQKLEDKGDIPLDLTDDCSLALVWKNNERMKEFVLVESKDLECVEDPGSASEAARAGHFTLEQCLNLFTKPEVLAPEEAWYCPKCKQHREASKQLMLWRLPNVLIIQLKRFSFRSFIWRDKINDMVDFPVRSLDLSKFCIGQKDEQQLPMYDLYAVINHYGGMIGGHYTAYARLPSDKNSQRSDVGWRLFDDSTVTTVDESQVVTRYAYVLFYRRRNSPVERPPRGPPHPSDPRADLAPSAEAAANQGISSSPFGTSLAPDVAPTLAPEGVAEHPTPSYNNMEEVD from the exons ATGTCCAGTAGTGCCAGTGTCCCTGGTCAGAGGAGAACAGCACGGGGAGCAGATGATGCAACCAACAAGAAAAAACAGAAGGACCGAGCTAATCAGGAGAGCAAGGAGGGCGAGAGACCAGTTGGCAGTGACTCAAAGAAAG AGCCCTTTCCCATCCTGGAACTGGTAGAGCCTAATTGGCAGAGGGAATCAGAGGAGG ACCTCCTGCTGGACTGGAAGCAGAATGCTGATGAGGTTATTGTAAAGCTGAGCTTGGGCGGTGGCATCCCAAAAACAGAGGAAGTGGATGCCTCTTTCACAGACACCAGTTGTCTCATCAAGTTACCTG GTGGTCGTCAGTGGAGCTGTCAGTTTTATCAGGAAATTGAGAGCTCTTGTAGCAAAGTTCAGTTCAAGAAAGGCAATATCCTACAATTGGTGCTGCAGAAGAAGATCCCACTCCACACGTGGGCTTCACTGTTG AAACGCTGCAAAGATGGCTCAAGAGACCAGACCAAAAAGGTGTGCAAGGAGAATGGCAAGGAGAAACCCACTTCCGTGGAGAACATCACCGAGGATCCCCAATCTTGTAGCACCACAGAGTCATCCAGGGCTAAACGAGAGCTCTGCAACCCAAAGCGAGGTCCTGGAAGGAGTGAAAGCACAGGAGGAAAGAACCCATCCATCCCAGGGCTACCAACTGGCCCGAGTGCCAAGCGGGCAGTGTGCACTAAAACCAGTCTCTTGGAGGATGAAGGGAATCACAGCAGCATGGAAAACACAGGACTCTGTGGGGAAGCTGACAGACAAAGGAGTGATCAGAGAGCTCAAGGGGATGCTGTATTGCACTTAAAG GGTGAAAAAACAGAGATGGGATCGGTGCCCATGGAAATGCAGGCCTCTGTGGCTCCTACAGAGGTATTGCCCTCTCCACTCAGACTTGGTTTAGAAGAGAGGATCCCAGAACCAGCCATTTCTTGTGAGACTCCATCAGAAGCTGTGTCTTCCATCAGCAGAGATCTCTCTTCCTCTCTACCGAGTAGTGATACTGAAAAGAGTGGGTGGACCAAGGAGAAGGATGCTCTAGATGCTGTTGTTAATG AACCGGAGCCCACTGTGAATCTGACGTTTGTCAAGAACGATTTCTATGAGAAGGGGAACGATTCTATGGTGGTGCATGTTTATGTGAAGGAGATTCACAAGGAGATGTCCAGGGTGCTCTTTCGGGAGCAAGACTTCACATTACTATTCCAGACAAG TGATGTCAACTTCCTGCGACTGCATCCTGGCTGTGGCTCTCATACAATATTCAGGTGGCAAGTAAAACTCAG GAATCTCATAGAACCAGACCAGTGCACCTATAATTTCACCACTGCCCGTATCGACATCTGCCTGAAGAAGCGGCATAGCCAACGCTGGGGGGGCCTGGAAGCTCCAGCCACACGAG gTGCAGTGGGTGGTGCAAAGGTGGCCATGCCAACAGGTCCTACCCCCTTGGATAAAAGCCAACCTGGGAGTAACCAGCACACTCTTTCCACCAAAGAAGAAGCTCGAGCAGGTGAAAAGGAGAAGCCACGGGCAGAGGAAAGTGGCCTGGATGGTGTCGCTGCTCGAACGGTGTCTGAACACATGCCGGTGAAGCAGGAGCCTCTTGTGCCCTCG CCCAAGCCAACATGCATGGTCCCACCCATGACTCACAGCCCTGTCAGCAGTGAAAgtgtggaggaagaagaggaggaagaggacaagaAGGTGTGCTTGCCAGGTTTCACAGGATTAGTGAACCTGGGCAACACTTGTTTCATGAACAGTGTTATCCAGTCTCTGTCCAACACACGGGAGTTGCGGGACTACTTTCATG ATCGCTCCTTTGAATCTGAGATCAACTACAACAATCCACTGGGAACTGGAGGGCGACTGGCTATTGGTTTTGCTGTGCTGTTGAGAGCACTCTGGAAAGGCACTCACCATGCCTTCCAGCCTTCCAAGCTAAAG gCAATTGTGGCCAGCAAGGCAAGCCAGTTTACAGGTTATGCTCAACATGATGCCCAAGAATTCATGGCTTTTCTGTTGGATGGGCTACATGAGGATCTGAACCGCATCCAGAACAAGCCCTACACAGAAACAGTGGACTCAGATGGACGGCCAGATGAG GTTGTTGCAGAAGAGGCCTGGCACCGGCACAAAATGAGGAATGACTCCTTCATTGTGGACCTCTTCCAGGGCCAGTATAAGTCCAAGCTAGTGTGTCCTGTGTGCTCAAAG GTGTCCATCACATTTGATCCCTTCTTGTATTTGCCAGTCCCCCTTCCCCAGAAGCAGAAAGTCCTAACGGTTTATTATTTTGCAAAGGAACCCCACAAGAAACCTGTCAAG TTCCTTGTGAGCATCAGCAAGGAGAACTCCACAGCCATGGAGGTGCTGGACTCTGTGTCCCATAGCGTTCGAGTGAATCCTGAGAACCTGCGTCTGGCTGAG GTAATCAAGAACCGATTCCATCGCATGTTCCTGCCTTCCCACTCGTTGGATGCAGTCTCTCCCTCAGaccttctgctgtgctttgaggTGCTTTCTCCAGACCTGGCCAAGGAGCGGGTGGTGGAGCTGCAAGTTCAACAG CGTCCTCAGGTGACCAGCGTGCCCATCACCAAATGTGCCGCTTGTCAGAAGAAGCAGCAGTCCGAAGAGGAGAAGCTGAAGCGCTGTACTCGGTGCTACCGTGTTGGCTACTGTAATGT AGTGTGCCAGAGAACCCACTGGTCTGACCACAAAACGTTGTGCCGCCCTGAGAACATAGGCTTCCCCTTCCTCATCAGTGTTCCGGAGTCACGCCTCACCTATGCACGGCTAGCCCAGCTTCTGGAAGGTTATGCAAG ATACTCGGTCAGTGTATTTCAGCCACCCTTCCAGGTGGGCAGGATGTCACCTGAACAAGGCTTACAGCATCCTGAGAAACAAGAACCTTCTGCCAGGAATAGTAGTGCAACTGCTTCTGCTACGAGTGACAGCACTACCACTCTGGAGTCAGGAGATGGTGCTAGGGCCCCACACCTCTTGCCAGAACCCCAGGCATCTTTCTCTGGCCCTGAACTACAGCCTGAATTGGGGGATGCCAGTGCGGTGAGGAGCAAGATCACCCCAGGAAGAAGCTCAGGTCTGAACTTGGATTCAGGCATGCCTGAGACTTTGGTGGCCTCGCGGCCTGACACCTGCATGGAACTGCCTTGCATGGAACTACCAAGAGCCTCCAAGCCTGAAG CTGCCATCCCTGGTTACCAGCATCCATCAGAGGGCCTAAGTTCCCATGTTACCCAGTTTTACATCAACAAGATTGATGCTTCCAGCAAAGAGCAAAAACTGGAGGATAAAG GAGATATCCCACTGGACCTGACAGATGACTGTTCTCTGGCCTTGGTTTGGAAGAATAATGAGCGGATGAAGGAGTTTGTGCTGGTTGAGTCCAAGGACCTGGAGTGTGTGGAAGATCCAGGCTCTGCAAGTGAAGCTGCCAGGGCAGGACACTTCACCCTCGAACAGTGCCTCAACCTCTTCACCAAGCCAGAGGTCTTAGCCCCAGAGGAGGCCTG GTACTGCCCAAAGTGTAAGCAGCACCGCGAAGCATCTAAGCAACTCATGTTGTGGCGTCTGCCCAATGTCCTCATCATACAGCTCAAGCGGTTCTCCTTCCGTAGCTTTATTTGGAGGGACAAGATCAATGATATGGTGGACTTCCCTGTCAG GAGCTTGGACCTGAGCAAGTTCTGTATTGGTCAGAAGGATGAGCAGCAGCTACCTATGTATGATCTGTATGCAGTTATTAATCACTATGGAGGCATGATTGGCGGGCACTACACAGCTTATGCCCGATTGCCCAGTGACAAGAACAGCCAGCGTAGTGACGTGG GTTGGCGGCTCTTTGATGACAGTACAGTCACTACAGTAGATGAAAGCCAGGTGGTGACACGATATGCCTATGTGCTCTTCTACCGTCGACGGAACTCTCCTGTAGAGAGACCCCCAAGAGGGCCACCTCACCCCTCGGACCCTCGGGCTGACTTGGCTCCCTCTGCtgaggcagcagccaatcag